The Coffea arabica cultivar ET-39 chromosome 8e, Coffea Arabica ET-39 HiFi, whole genome shotgun sequence genome window below encodes:
- the LOC113704194 gene encoding xanthohumol 4-O-methyltransferase-like: protein MDKHDAASKLLHGQAQIWKQMFAFVDSMALKCAVELQIADIIHSHGRPLSLSEISSNITNSSSPSFPYLARIMRLLVRNNIFESIEDVQQENGGDTPSTTLYGLTTASRWLLNNNDQLSMTPFILMENHPWLLSPWHQLSTCVREGGIAFQKAHGKEIWDMASQNPEFNKIFNDGMECTGKITMQAILSVFKGTYWDGVESLVDVGGGTGATMAEIVKVYPHIKGINFDLPHVIATAPKYDGVSHVGGDMFDAIPSAQAVFMKWIMHDWCDEDCVKILKNCRRAIPEKTGKVFIVEVVLKPDGDGLFDSIGMILDLLMIAHSSGGKERTEPEWKKLLDKGGFPRYKITEIPACFSIIEAYPE, encoded by the exons ATGGACAAACATGACGCAGCATCAAAACTTCTTCACGGTCAAGCACAGATATGGAAACAAATGTTCGCCTTTGTAGACTCCATGGCTTTAAAATGTGCTGTGGAGCTCCAAATAGCTGACATTATACACTCCCATGGCCGCCCCTTATCCCTCTCCGAAATCTCCTCCAATATCACCAACTCTTCGTCCCCAAGTTTTCCATATCTGGCACGCATCATGAGGTTGTTAGTCCGCAACAATATCTTCGAATCCATAGAAGATGTTCAACAGGAAAATGGTGGAGACACTCCCTCCACCACCCTCTACGGCCTAACCACCGCCTCCCGGTGGCTACTAAATAACAATGACCAGTTGAGCATGACTCCCTTTATCTTAATGGAGAACCATCCATGGCTTTTAAGTCCATGGCATCAGTTGAGTACTTGTGTAAGAGAGGGCGGCATTGCATTCCAAAAAGCTCATGGAAAAGAGATATGGGATATGGCATCACAAAACCCTGAGTTCAACAAGATTTTTAATGATGGGATGGAATGTACTGGGAAGATTACAATGCAAGCAATTCTTTCAGTGTTTAAAGGTACTTATTGGGATGGTGTGGAATCACTTGTGGATGTTGGGGGTGGGACTGGTGCAACCATGGCTGAGATTGTCAAGGTTTATCCACATATCAAAGGAATCAACTTTGATTTGCCGCATGTTATCGCTACAGCACCTAAGTATGATGGAGTTTCTCATGTTGGTGGTGACATGTTTGATGCCATCCCCAGTGCTCAAGCAGTCTTCATGAAG TGGATAATGCATGATTGGTGTGATGAAGATTGTGTGAAAATATTGAAAAACTGTCGAAGAGCAATACCAGAAAAAACAGGAAAGGTCTTCATTGTTGAAGTGGTTTTAAAGCCTGACGGTGATGGGTTATTTGACAGCATTGGGATGATACTTGACTTGCTAATGATTGCTCACAGCTCCGGTGGTAAGGAGAGGACTGAACCTGAATGGAAAAAACTTTTAGATAAAGGAGGCTTCCCACGTTACAAGATTACTGAAATTCCAGCTTGCTTTTCCATCATAGAGGCCTATCCAGAATGA